CCTCAGTATCCCGTCCCGGAACCCGCCGGGGCGAGCGAACCGGCTTCCGTCCGGCGCCCGGCAGTTCAGGGGGCCGCGGTCCCCACCCCGAGGAACGTCACCATGAAAGTGCACTCCGGCCGCCCCTGGGGCGCCGTACGCCCGGGCGTCCTGGCCGTCCTCCTCATCGTCCTGGCCGTCCTCGGCGTCACGACCGCCTGCTCCGGGCCGGTCGAGACGCTCAGGCGAGCCGTACCGGGCTTCTCCAACCCCGTCATCCCCGGCCTCTGGACTCCGCAGCGCATGGCCGATGCCGACGGGTACGAGGCTCCCGTGGCGGACGGGCTCGGTGCCGACCTGGGCGAGAGCGACCCGGAGCCGGCCCCCGTCCGGGCCGCCGCCGAACGTACTCCGTACCGCGCGAGCGCTCCCACGCTGGGGAAGGTGTTCTTCGACGGGCCCGACGGGCCGAGCGTCTGCTCCGGCACCGCCGTCGAGGATCCGACCCGGCCGGGCCGCTCCAGCCTGGTGTGGACGGCGGGCCACTGTGTCCACGGCGGCGCGGGCGGCACCTGGCACCGCAACATCGTCTTCGTCCCCTCCTACAACGACCGGGGCCTCACCGGCGCCTCCCGCCGCGCGGCCCCAGCGGCCGAGGTCGCCCCGCTGGGCACGTGGTGGGCGACCTGGGCCGGTACCTCCGAGCAATGGCTCGCGGAGGGCGCCGCCACCGGTGGCGGCGGGGCGTCCGGCGACTTCGCGGTGCTGCGGGTGGCCCGGCAGGACACCCGCACATCGCTCCAGGAGGCGACCGGGGCAGCCGTACCGGTCTGGTTCGATGCGCCGCCCACCGCGGCGATCCCGGCGATGAAGGCCTGGGGCTACCCGGCCGCCGTCCCCTTCGACGGGCAGCGGATGTTCGCCTGCCAGGACCGCCCCGGACGGCTGTCCCTGCGCCCCGACCGGCCGTCGCTGTACCGCATCGGGTGCACGATGACCGGCGGCTCCTCCGGCGGCGGCTGGTTCGCCCGGCGTCCCGACGGCACCCTCGCCCTCGTCAGCAACACGTCCATCGGCCCGGCCTCGTCCACCTGGCTCGCCGGGCCGCGACTGGGCGGACAGGCCCGGACCGTGTACGCCTCCGTCGCGAAGGACGGCCCGGCCTGAGAGGGAGGCCGTCTCCTACGCTTCTACCGTGCTCCCCTGAGCGTGCTGGCCGGCTGACTGCCGCGGGCGGCCGCGGCACGCCGCGGGGGGTCCGGCGCGGGGTTCTGGAGAGTGGGCCGGGACCAGGGCGCGTCGACGCCGCCGGACTCAGGCCGTAGCCCGAGCTCGCGGAGCTGGTTGACCGCCATCATCGCGGTGAACATCGTGTTCGGGTTGGCACCGCCGCCCCCCAGTTCAGCGACGGATTCCTGGAAGCGGGTGGTGAACGCGCTCGGCCGGACCCGCCTGCTCTCGCTGGTCAGACCGAGTGCCGCCTCCTGCAACGCGGTGGCCTGCTCCAGCAGTCCGTCCAAGTAGGGCGCCACCTCCTCGGCACGGCGCACGGCGAAGGTGTGCCCGTCGGTGAGGAGTGCGGCTTCTCCGTCCTCGAAGAGGAGGGCGACGGCGCCGAGCGTGGTCTGGATCTTGAGCTGATCGGCGTCGGCCATGGCACCACAGGGTCCGTTGCCCTCGTCGGACAGGTGAACGACGCCGCTGTCCCTCAGGTGCACGATCACGTGCCCGGCGCAGTGGCCCTGGCTGCGCAGCACGCGGACCGCGCCATCGGCGAAGGTCCAGCCGGTGAATCGCAGCGAGCCGATCCGGATCTGCTCCAGCGGTCGCTCCTCGTAGGTCCGGGTCGTAGCGCCGAAGGGCCGCATGGGCTGGAAGAGCGACACCAACTGGTCGGCGGCCAGTGCGGGCTCGGGCAGTGCCGCCGCCCCGGCGATCCGCTCGAGGGACCGCGCCCAGTACGACGCCGGGTCCCGCATCTGGTCGAGGTCAAGAGCGGGGAGGTAGTGCTCCACCGGCACACCCAGCTCGTCGGCCAGGTCGTTGTTGCCGACGTGGTCAGGATGACCGTGCGTGGTCAGCACCAGTGCCCGGGACCAGGGCCCGACCCGGTCCGTCGCCGCCCGCAGTGCCGCGCGGAAGGCCGGCGTGACGCCGGTGTCGACCAGCACCACGGTGTCGCCGGCCCGGTGTACGAGGGCGTTGGCGACGTCCGGCTGGTCGTGCTCGACATCCAGTTCCTGCCCGAGGACCAGCACGGTCCTGTCGTCGATCTCGATCAGGTCGCCGAGTGCGGTCACGGCCATGGATCCTCCCGCGGTCTCGTCGGTTCCTGCTCGACTCGTCCGCGGTGAGCCCTGCCGCCCACCTCGACGATGTCGACCACGAGTCTCCTGTCGACGAGCCTACGCCGCACGGGCCGACACCGCCGCTTCGTCCGGCGCCGGTCGTCCCGTGCCCGGGCTGCCCCCAGCCCGCCCGGGCACGGGCACCCCGGCCTGCGCCCGGCGACCACGGGGCAGGTCACCCGGCGCCCCCGTCCGGTCCATCGTCCGTCTTCCCGTCAGCCTGCCCGTCCGCCTTCCCGCCAGACTTCCCGCCCGCGGCACGTCGCCGCTCATCCTCCCGCGCCGCCCAGGCGGCCGAGTCGATCCGCGAGGGGTACTCCTCCTTCGGCTCCGACCCGTCCAGATGCACCGCCCACGCCCACAGGACGACCGCCGCCAGCAAGAAGCAGCCCGCCACTGCAAGGACCGCGTCGATGTCGTCGGTCTGGGATTCCGGGTCCGTGCCGAAGAAGGCGGGAGGACCGTTGACCATCATGCTCACCCACCAGGCGAGGGCCGCGTTGAACGCGAGGAGGGCCAGCCAGTACAGGAGCCGCACCGCCTTCGCCGGGCCGCCGTGCAGCGCGCGCAGCAGGAGCAGACGGCGCAGCCTCCCCGGCCCTCCCCGCTGGCGGCGCGCCGCCGCCTCGAAGCTGCGTACCGACGCGTAGCAGGCGTCGAGCCAGTCGCCCGGCTCCGGGTCCGGGGCCCCGGTCGGCGCCAGCTTCTTGGCCTCGATCCAGCTGGAGATGAACTGGACCTCCATCTGTGCTTTCTCCAGCCTTCTGCGGTAGTGGTGGTCGGCGCTCCGCGCCTCGCGGCGGTCCCTGAGGACGAGGCTGATCCCGCCCACCAAACCGGTGATCACGGGCACGAGGAACGGCGCGAACGACACCAGGGAATCCACACTGGGCACCGGCAACGCCTCCTGTCCGACCAAGCCTCGGCTGGGGGCCTCCGGTCCAGCCTTGCATCCCCGGTGGCAGCCCCACCGTTCCGCGCGGCCGATCGGGTGGGCCGCCCGCCGCGCCCCTGGACGCCGGGGCCGGGGCCGCGGGCCCCGGCGGGCGGTCAGGAGACGAGGGGGGCGGCCTCCTCTTCGGTCAGCTTGATCGTGCACAGGCCGCCGCGCTCGGTCTGCACGTCCGTCACCTTGAGCTGGGTGCCCGGCGCGAGGATGTATTCCTCCTCGCCGGTGAAGGCGGAGTAGCTCCGGATCCCCACCGCCCGGGCGGGGGTCACCTCGAAGAGCGTCCGCTTGCCGCGGCTGCCCAGGAAGGACCGGGCCACGCTCAGCTCGGAGGTGCACGAGGACACGCCCCACCAGGTCACGGTCCCCCCGACCGGATACTGCGCCCGCAGGTCCAGCGACACACCGCGCCAGAGCGGCCGGGTGTGGGCGGGCAGCCCCGACACCGCGGAGAACAGCAGCCGCAGGTAAGGGAGGTAGGGCACGACCTTGGTCCGGTCCGGGGAGCGGAGGACGGCGTTGATCTCGCGGTAGAAGGCGGACTCGCAGGTGTAGAGGTAGAGCGCGGCGATGGCGTCGGCGGACATGCGGCCGGCGGTCTCGTCCGCCCGGCGCTTGCCGAACTCGTGGGACCTGTCGATCTGCCGGCCGAGCCCGGACAGCACGTCGGCGACCGGGGCGACGGCTTCCTGGAAGTCCATCAGCGGGGTGTCGAACACGCCGGTGATCGCCGGGAGGACGAGCCCCTCGTCCTTTACGCCGGTGAGCCGCTCGAGGTAGAGCTGGTGCAGTTCCATGGTGGACGCGATGAAGGCCCCCATGCGTGCCGCGACGTCCCCGCCCGCACCGCCGGCCCCCGCCGCATCCTCGTTCCACCCCTGGCTGGGCAGCCAGTCGATCGCCTCGGCGCCCAGCGACGCGAGGGCCTCGTTCACCATGCCGAAGTGGTCGCCCTCGCAGAAGATGTCGCCCTGGGCCGCCGGGTTGGGATGATCGATGTGCCGGACCTCGACGTCCGGATACTTCTTCTGGAGCCGCAGGACGATCCTCTTCAGGCTGCGGGCGTGGGCACCCCACCACGCGAACACGACGCCGCGGTCCTCCTCGTCGGCGTCCTGCTTGGCCTTGAGGATCTCCTCGACGATCCGTTCGGCGACGGGCCGCCAGAACGCGGTGTGCCGGTCGGCCCCCATCGCCCCGTCGCCGCTGGCCGTGAGCGAGGCGTTCAGCAGCAGCACGCCCTGTGTGAGCATCGCCTGGAACCACTCCGGCGGCTGGACCGTGTCCCGCTCCTTCAACAGGGCGCGGACGTCGGCGATGGGTGTCTTCTTGGCGATGCCGTACTTCCACATCGCGGCCGCCTTGATGATGCAGCGGATGCTGACGACCCTGCCGAACTGGCTGTCCTTCCAGTCGTTGAAGGTGTTGTCGAACATGGCTATCCCGGTGGCGCTCTCCGGCCGCGGGTACGGGTTCTGGCCGAAGACGACGACCTTCCACTTGTGTGGCGGGTTCGGCTTGAGCGCCTGGAAGGTCAGCTCACGGACCGGGACGACCTCCGGGCTGCGGCCCTGGCCGATGAACCGGGCGGCATCCGGCTGTGCTTCGATGACCGGCTTGAGGAGCGGAAGCCAGGGTTCGCCGCCGCCCTGGAAGAGATCGGTGAGGCCCAGCGGGTCGTTCGCATCGGGCTGGGCCGGGGTGGTGGTGGCGTCGGTCATGGGCGAAGGGCTCCCGGTCGTCGTACCTGAGGGGTGGTGGGGGCCGGCATGCTGACCGGCGGTGTGCACGGGATCAGCGGCGAAAGGAATGCCCTTTCGGTGGCACGATGCGCACCCGCTCCGTGGCCGGCGCGTTCTCGATGCCGTCGAGCTGCGCGGTGATCGTGGCGCGCAGCTGGTCGTCGTCCTCGAACCAGTGGTCGTGGAAGAGCGTGAAGCCGGTCCACATCAGGTTGGCGCACACCCGGGCCGGCACCCGGCCCGTCTGCGCGCCCATCCCGACCAGAGCCACCGAGCGGATGCTGCCCGGCACCTGACGGTTCTGCCGGTGGACGGCCTGGAACGCCGCGGCGCACGCCAGGGCCACGTTCAGCGTGTCCTTCACGTTCTGCGAGGACTGCACCATGGTGGGCGTCGATATCAGGAACCGCGGGACGGTCGCACCGGAAGGGACGCAGACGGCGCTCCCCACCGGCAGGGTTCCGGCGAACCGGTCGCGGATCGCCCGCTGCACGCGCAGCTGGATGCCGGCCCCGAGGTGCCGCTTGATGACGGCGTCGACCCCGCCGTCCATCCGGCCGAGGGAGTTGGTCGGGGTGACCCACGCATCGACGTCCTCGTCGAGGATCGAACCCCTGCGGATCTCGATCCCGGGGGTGTCCGCGAACGCCGCCCGCCACGCCTCCACCACACGCTCGTTGACGTCGGTCAACACCACCCTGAGCACGGGCTGCACACGGTTCTCGGTCATCGTCCACTCCTGTCGGGAAACGGCCCTTCCAACACCCCCGACGCTATCGGCCACCACTGACAACGCCGTGGCAGGAAGAGGGCAATGACGTCCCATCACGGCGCCGTGCGCGGCGCGGCTTCGGAGTCGGGTGCGGCTACGGGAAGAGGACACGCCGGGCAGCGGCACGGCCACGTGCCGAGCCCCGGGGGAGGACATACTGAGCGGGGCGGTCATCGGACGGCTCCACGCCTAGACCAAGTGGCGGCATGCGCGAAATCACCTTCACGGCTTCGAGGAGACTCACGGCCGGAGGCTTGCTCTGGGTGTCATTGGTTCAGATTTTCGTGGTGAACAATCTGATCGTCCTTCCGCATGCCTCGAGTCGGAACCTGGAAGAGCACATCATCTCGGCGCTCGGAGTCACCCGGTGCGGTCTCATCGGGGGGTTCCGCTTCTGCTCGCCCTGGCACGAGGCCGCGGACATCGCCTGGGTCGCCGGAGGGGTGTCCCTCACCGCGGCCGCGGTGCTCAACATGGTGATCTTTCCGGCAGGCCGTCGCAGGAACCTCACGTTCGGCGTATTGGCCGTCAGCGGACTGGGACTCGTGTCCACCGGCTTCAATCCCTACAACCTCCGTCCGACCGTGCATCTCCTGTCCGCCGGAACGTGCTTCTTCTGCGGGGCTGTGGGCGTGCTGCTCCTGGGAGGCATGCTCCGGCAGGCGCGCCGGCCGTACTGGGGCGCCGCCGGCATCGTGTGCGGCGTGACCTCCATCGTCTCGGCCACGCTCACGGCGCTGAGACCGGACCCCGGGGTCCAAGGGCTGTTCGAGCGGATCGCTGCCTGGCCCAGCGTGGTGTGGATCATCTGGACCGGGGCGTTCATCCTCGTCTTCACGCGGCGGGCAGCCCGGGACCGTCAGTGATGCGTCGGCTCCTGCAGGCTCTCCTCCGCCTCTGTGACCTGGCCCGTCACCCGCGTCCCCGGGTGCAGCAGTGTGCACAGGTACGCCACGCCCAGGGCGATGGACATGCCGTAGAAGACCCACTGGTTGGCCTCGGCGAAGTCCATGTGGACGGCCTGGAAGGCGCTCCGCATCAGCGTGGAGGTCGGCCCGCCGTCGGTGGGACTGCGGTCGTCCGGGTGACCGGTGACCGCCTCCGCGATGTTGCGGGCCGCACCCTGGACTTGCGCCTCCGGCAGGCCCCTCGCGGTGAGTGTTTCCGCGACCCGGCTGGTCATGACATGGGTGAGGAGCGTGCCGAACACCGCCATGCCCAGCGCCCCGGCGTAGTTGCGCACGGTCTGGGTGACACCGGTGACCTCTCCGTACGAGGCGCCGATCGCCCGGTTCACGGCGTCGGTGGAGGCCGGGGAGAGCACGAGGCCCATGCCGGCTCCGGCGAGGCAGGCGTAGGGCCACTGGTCGTGGGCCGACAGGTCCGTCAGTTTCGCCGCCCACAGGGCGAATCCCACACAGCCGAGCGCCGTGCCGAGCTTCATCGTGGGCCGGGCACCGTGCTTGTCGAGGATCCTGCCGCCCCACTGGGCCGAGAGGCCGAACCCGGCGAAGAAGTACAGCACGTAGAGCGCGGCCTGGTGGGGCGACGAGCTCAGCGAGATCTGCGCGTACACCGAGGCGAAGAACAACACGGGGACGAACGCCAGCATCGAGAAGAAGAGCACGAGAGTGTCGGCCGCGAATGCCCGGTCACGGAAGACGCGCAGCTTGATGAGCGGTTCGTCGGTGCGCATTTCGTACCAGCAGAAGATCGCGAGCACGAAGAGCCCGCCGATGATGCAGCCCCAGGTGGGCAGGCCGGTCCAGCCCCAGGCGGATGACTGCTGGATCCCGAGGACGCTCAGCCCCATACCGGTGGCGATGAGCACGGCGCCCGGCACGTCGAGGCGTTCACGCCGCCGGGCGTCGGGGATCCGGGCGAGGGTGGTCAGGACGAGCGCGACGACGGCCACGGGGACGTTGACCCAGAAGATGGCCCGCCAGGTCCAGGCGGTCAGCCAACCGCCGAGCAGCGGTCCGAGCGCGGTGAGCGCGCCGGCGAGGACGAAGAACAGGGCCAGCGCCCGGCCCCGTTTGTCGACGGGGACGACGGAGACGACGACGGCGAGGGCGGCGGGGAACACCAGCGCCGCGCCCAGCCCCTGGGTGGCCCGGAAGATGATCAGCCAGCTCTCGGCGAAGTCTCCGGACGGCACCGAGCCGCAGAGCACGGATGAGACGACGAAGACGAGGGTGCCCGCCACCACCATCCGGCGGTGCCCGAAGACGTCGGCGAGCCGCCCGCCGAGCGCGAAGAACGCGGCGAGCGCGAGCAGATACGCGTTGACCACCCGCTGCATTCCGGAGGACGAGAGGCCGAGTTCCTCGACGATGCTGGGGGCGGCGATGCTGACGATCGTCTGGTCCACAAAGATCATCGCGACGGCGAAGACCATGGCTGCGAGGGCGAGTGTCTG
The Streptomyces sp. NBC_01296 DNA segment above includes these coding regions:
- a CDS encoding macro domain-containing protein → MTENRVQPVLRVVLTDVNERVVEAWRAAFADTPGIEIRRGSILDEDVDAWVTPTNSLGRMDGGVDAVIKRHLGAGIQLRVQRAIRDRFAGTLPVGSAVCVPSGATVPRFLISTPTMVQSSQNVKDTLNVALACAAAFQAVHRQNRQVPGSIRSVALVGMGAQTGRVPARVCANLMWTGFTLFHDHWFEDDDQLRATITAQLDGIENAPATERVRIVPPKGHSFRR
- a CDS encoding ADP-ribosyltransferase domain-containing protein, producing the protein MTDATTTPAQPDANDPLGLTDLFQGGGEPWLPLLKPVIEAQPDAARFIGQGRSPEVVPVRELTFQALKPNPPHKWKVVVFGQNPYPRPESATGIAMFDNTFNDWKDSQFGRVVSIRCIIKAAAMWKYGIAKKTPIADVRALLKERDTVQPPEWFQAMLTQGVLLLNASLTASGDGAMGADRHTAFWRPVAERIVEEILKAKQDADEEDRGVVFAWWGAHARSLKRIVLRLQKKYPDVEVRHIDHPNPAAQGDIFCEGDHFGMVNEALASLGAEAIDWLPSQGWNEDAAGAGGAGGDVAARMGAFIASTMELHQLYLERLTGVKDEGLVLPAITGVFDTPLMDFQEAVAPVADVLSGLGRQIDRSHEFGKRRADETAGRMSADAIAALYLYTCESAFYREINAVLRSPDRTKVVPYLPYLRLLFSAVSGLPAHTRPLWRGVSLDLRAQYPVGGTVTWWGVSSCTSELSVARSFLGSRGKRTLFEVTPARAVGIRSYSAFTGEEEYILAPGTQLKVTDVQTERGGLCTIKLTEEEAAPLVS
- a CDS encoding DUF998 domain-containing protein, producing MREITFTASRRLTAGGLLWVSLVQIFVVNNLIVLPHASSRNLEEHIISALGVTRCGLIGGFRFCSPWHEAADIAWVAGGVSLTAAAVLNMVIFPAGRRRNLTFGVLAVSGLGLVSTGFNPYNLRPTVHLLSAGTCFFCGAVGVLLLGGMLRQARRPYWGAAGIVCGVTSIVSATLTALRPDPGVQGLFERIAAWPSVVWIIWTGAFILVFTRRAARDRQ
- a CDS encoding trypsin-like serine peptidase produces the protein MKVHSGRPWGAVRPGVLAVLLIVLAVLGVTTACSGPVETLRRAVPGFSNPVIPGLWTPQRMADADGYEAPVADGLGADLGESDPEPAPVRAAAERTPYRASAPTLGKVFFDGPDGPSVCSGTAVEDPTRPGRSSLVWTAGHCVHGGAGGTWHRNIVFVPSYNDRGLTGASRRAAPAAEVAPLGTWWATWAGTSEQWLAEGAATGGGGASGDFAVLRVARQDTRTSLQEATGAAVPVWFDAPPTAAIPAMKAWGYPAAVPFDGQRMFACQDRPGRLSLRPDRPSLYRIGCTMTGGSSGGGWFARRPDGTLALVSNTSIGPASSTWLAGPRLGGQARTVYASVAKDGPA
- a CDS encoding MFS transporter — encoded protein: MVFAVAMIFVDQTIVSIAAPSIVEELGLSSSGMQRVVNAYLLALAAFFALGGRLADVFGHRRMVVAGTLVFVVSSVLCGSVPSGDFAESWLIIFRATQGLGAALVFPAALAVVVSVVPVDKRGRALALFFVLAGALTALGPLLGGWLTAWTWRAIFWVNVPVAVVALVLTTLARIPDARRRERLDVPGAVLIATGMGLSVLGIQQSSAWGWTGLPTWGCIIGGLFVLAIFCWYEMRTDEPLIKLRVFRDRAFAADTLVLFFSMLAFVPVLFFASVYAQISLSSSPHQAALYVLYFFAGFGLSAQWGGRILDKHGARPTMKLGTALGCVGFALWAAKLTDLSAHDQWPYACLAGAGMGLVLSPASTDAVNRAIGASYGEVTGVTQTVRNYAGALGMAVFGTLLTHVMTSRVAETLTARGLPEAQVQGAARNIAEAVTGHPDDRSPTDGGPTSTLMRSAFQAVHMDFAEANQWVFYGMSIALGVAYLCTLLHPGTRVTGQVTEAEESLQEPTHH
- a CDS encoding MBL fold metallo-hydrolase, coding for MAVTALGDLIEIDDRTVLVLGQELDVEHDQPDVANALVHRAGDTVVLVDTGVTPAFRAALRAATDRVGPWSRALVLTTHGHPDHVGNNDLADELGVPVEHYLPALDLDQMRDPASYWARSLERIAGAAALPEPALAADQLVSLFQPMRPFGATTRTYEERPLEQIRIGSLRFTGWTFADGAVRVLRSQGHCAGHVIVHLRDSGVVHLSDEGNGPCGAMADADQLKIQTTLGAVALLFEDGEAALLTDGHTFAVRRAEEVAPYLDGLLEQATALQEAALGLTSESRRVRPSAFTTRFQESVAELGGGGANPNTMFTAMMAVNQLRELGLRPESGGVDAPWSRPTLQNPAPDPPRRAAAARGSQPASTLRGAR